The DNA segment TCTCGCCTTCGCCGAGGATCACGCCTTCCACGAACAGCCCGCCCTTCAGCGCGCCGTCGGGGTTGGCCACTTCCAGGCGGACGCGCAGGGTGCGGCCGTCCTGGGCCAGGCTGGGACTCACCTGGGCCACGCGGCCCTCCACGGGCCGGTCCAGGCCCATGGCGCGGAAGGTGGCCTTCTGGCCGACCTTCACCTGGGCCATGGCTTCCGCCGGCAGATCCGCGCGGATCTCCAGCTTGCGGTTGTCCACGACTTCGAAGGCCGTCTGGCCGGGGCTCAGCATCTCGCCGGGCTGCACGGCGCGGCGGGCGACCTGCCCCGCGAAGGGCGCGACCAGGCGGGCCTTCTTGAGGCGGAGGCGGGCCAGGCCGAGGTTGCTCTGGGCGGCCGCGGCGGCGGCGCGGGAGGCGTTGTAGCCCGTCTCCGCCTGCTGGGCGGACTGGCGGGTGATGCTCCGCTTCTCCAGCAGGGCCACGGAGCGGTCATTGTCGCGCTGGGCCTGGAGGGCCTGCGCCTGGGCCTGGGCGAGCTGGGCCTCGGCAGCCTGGACACCCAGGGTGTAGTCGTCCTCGTCCTGGGCGCCGAGGAGGGCCCCGGCGGCGACGGAATCGCCCTCCTGGACGGCCACGCGGGTCACGCGCCCGGCCACTTCGGCCTTCAGCTCCGCGCGGTTCACCGCCAGCAGCGTGCCCGTGAAGGCGACGGCGGGGCGGAAGCTGCGCTCCTGAAGGGCAACGAGGGTGACGGGCACCGTGCCCTCCGCTTTCACGGAGGACTGGTGATCCAGCTCCGTGTTCCGCTTGCCGCGGTGGAAGGTGGCCGCCCCGGCGATCACGAGCGCGGGGACGGCGACGAAGAGGATGGTCTTTCGGTTCATGGTCGGCTCCGGAATCGTCGAAATCAGAGAGGGGGCAGGCCGAGGGAGCGGCGCTGGTCGAAGCGGGCGGACCAGAGGCCCAGCTCCGCCCGGCGGCGCTGGCTCTCCGCCTGGCGCTCGGCGCGCTCGGCCTGAAGGAGGTCGAGGGAGGTGATCAGCCCCTGGTCGAAGGACTCGCGGCTCATCCGCAGCGCTTCGGCGGCGGCGTCATGGGCCCGGCGCGCCGCTTCGTCCAGGGCGACGGCCTTGTCCAGCTCGCGGTCGGCGGTGCTCTGCTCGATGGCGATGGAGCGCTCCTTGTCGATGCGCGTCTGCTTCACCTGCTCCAGCTGCGCCGTGTTCTGCGCGCGCTTGCCGGAGCTGCGGAGTCCGTCGAAGACCGGGAAGCGCATGGTGACGCTCACCTTCCAGGTGTCGTAGGGCTCCTTGAACAGGTTGTCCGACTTCTCGGCCTGGTAGCCGTAGCTGGCGGTCAGGTC comes from the Geothrix sp. 21YS21S-4 genome and includes:
- a CDS encoding efflux RND transporter periplasmic adaptor subunit, translating into MNRKTILFVAVPALVIAGAATFHRGKRNTELDHQSSVKAEGTVPVTLVALQERSFRPAVAFTGTLLAVNRAELKAEVAGRVTRVAVQEGDSVAAGALLGAQDEDDYTLGVQAAEAQLAQAQAQALQAQRDNDRSVALLEKRSITRQSAQQAETGYNASRAAAAAAQSNLGLARLRLKKARLVAPFAGQVARRAVQPGEMLSPGQTAFEVVDNRKLEIRADLPAEAMAQVKVGQKATFRAMGLDRPVEGRVAQVSPSLAQDGRTLRVRLEVANPDGALKGGLFVEGVILGEGETKRPALPATLLKAQDRDAELFVADQGTARRAKVTLGVEQDGYRPVTGLPAGAQVIDGGKDLVGEGTRLRVIGNAANAPAAGGK